The following proteins are encoded in a genomic region of Heptranchias perlo isolate sHepPer1 chromosome 6, sHepPer1.hap1, whole genome shotgun sequence:
- the LOC137322481 gene encoding homeobox protein CDX-1-like yields MYVSYLLDKDMSMYSGSVRHSGINLGAQNFVSPPQYPDYAGYHVPGVNLENHPQSSGSWPSPYGPPREDWSAYAAPTNTVHAINTSPGTLAYNPTDYNSVQTPGSGVIQPLNNNLLEQHSPNSQRRNPYQWMRKPSQQLSATDKTRTKDKYRVVYTDHQRLELEKEFHYSRYITIRRKAELAANLGLSERQVKIWFQNRRAKERKMTKKKLQQQSQQGSAQLSPAPPGTAASLSVTNGGVLAANGGVLPGTVSQ; encoded by the exons ATGTACGTGAGCTATCTTCTGGATAAAGACATGAGCATGTACTCAGGGTCCGTCCGGCATTCTGGCATCAACCTGGGCGCTCAGAATTTCGTCAGCCCGCCACAGTACCCGGACTATGCTGGCTATCATGTACCCGGGGTAAACTTGGAGAATCACCCCCAATCTTCAGGATCCTGGCCTTCTCCTTATGGCCCTCCTCGGGAAGACTGGAGTGCCTACGCGGCACCTACAAACACGGTCCACGCCATAAACACCTCACCAGGGACTCTGGCTTACAACCCCACAGATTATAACTCGGTTCAGACCCCGGGATCTGGTGTGATACAGCCTTTAAATAATAACCTTCTGGAACAGCATTCTCCCAACAGCCAAAGACGTAACCCTTACCAATGGATGAGGAAGCCAAGCCAACAGCTATCAGCAACGG ATAAAACAAGAACAAAGGACAAATATCGGGTGGTGTACACAGATCACCAGAGGCTGGAGCTAGAGAAAGAGTTTCATTACAGCCGTTACATCACCATCCGGCGCAAAGCGGAGCTGGCAGCGAATCTGGGGCTTTCTGAGAGGCAG GTAAAGATCTGGTTTCAGAACAGAAGAGCAAAGGAGCGAAAAATGACGAAGAAGAAGTTACAACAGCAGTCTCAGCAGGGGTCGGCCCAGCTCAGCCCGGCTCCTCCTGGGACAGCCGCTTCTCTTTCGGTTACTAACGGCGGAGTACTGGCTGCCAACGGCGGGGTCTTACCTGGCACGGTCTCTCAGTGA